One part of the Epinephelus fuscoguttatus linkage group LG12, E.fuscoguttatus.final_Chr_v1 genome encodes these proteins:
- the tiprl gene encoding TIP41-like protein isoform X2, translated as MLASLSTMMSHGFKSSKQDFTFGPWKVTAARNHIMKSKDIERLAEEMNMPSLPEMLFGDNLLRIQHTDGYGIEFNAFDALKRVNNMEDAVKVACAQEWQESRADSEHSKEVVRPYDWTYTTDYRGTLIGESMQMKETKTSERIDMEKLKAREQIMFFDEVLLFEDELHDHGVSMISVKIRVMPTSFFLLMRFFLRVDGVLIRINDTRLYHEAGKNYMLREFSTRESKIAELKNVPAALYTDPNEIAQHLTLKLTECEKLELPEMQPQTAVNDDLQ; from the exons ATGTTGGCCTCTCTGTCCACGATGATGTCGCATGGCTTCAAGAGCAGTAAGCAGGACTTCACCTTTGGACCATGGAAAGTGACTGCTGCCAGAAACCACATCATGAAATCCAAAGACATTGAACG GTTAGCCGAGGAGATGAACATGCCCTCTCTCCCAGAGATGCTGTTTGGGGACAACCTCCTGCGCATCCAACACACAGATGGTTACGGCATCGAATTCAACGCCTTTGATGCCCTTAAGAGAGTCAATAACATGGAGGATGCTGTCAAGGTGGCCTGTGCTCAGGAGTGGCAGGAGAGCAG AGCTGATTCTGAACACTCCAAAGAGGTGGTGAGACCCTATGACTGGACATATACCACAGACTACAGAGGCACTCTCATAGGAGAAAGTATGCAAATGAAG GAGACAAAGACATCGGAACGTATCGACATGGAGAAGCTGAAGGCTAGAGAACAGATCATGTTCTTTGATGAGGTGCTGTTGTTCGAGGACGAGCTGCATGACCACGGTGTCTCAATGATCAGCGTCAAAATA AGGGTGATGCCCACCAGTTTCTTCCTGTTGATGCGTTTCTTCCTACGAGTGGATGGAGTGCTGATTAGAATAAATGACACACGTCTGTATCATGAG GCTGGAAAGAATTACATGCTGCGAGAGTTCAGCACAAGGGAAAGCAAGATAGCAGAACTAAAG AATGTTCCTGCTGCACTCTACACTGATCCTAATGAGATTGCCCAGCACTTAACCCTGAAGCTGACAGAGTGTGAGAAGCTGGAGCTTCCTGAGATGCAGCCTCAGACAGCTGTTAACGACGACCTTCAGTGA